The Crocosphaera sp. UHCC 0190 DNA window CTATCTTGACGCATCGTTTCTGCCACATTTTTAATGATATGTAAGGCTTGATCAATATCCGTATTATAGGAAATAGGAATATTCAAATCTGCCCTTGACCACTTACTAGAAAGATTAGCAACAATTTTGACTTCACTATTAGGAATTGTAATCAATCTTCCCTCTGGATCTCGCAGTTGTGTAATGCGTAAATTGATGTTTTCAACAAGTCCGCCAAAGCTACCGACTTGAATGACATCTCCCACAGCATATTGATCTTCAAGGATAATAAAAAAGCCATTAATTCCATCTCGAATCAAATTTTGAGAAGCTAAAGAAACCCCAACCCCTAAAATTCCTAAACCCGTTAATAAAGGAGTTATATTAATCCCAATAACAGATAATCCGATAATAATTCCTGCCCCTGTCCAAATAACAGTAATGATACTACGAGCAACTAGAGAAATAGTTGTCACCCTTAATTCCAATCGTTGATTTTCACGAAAATCAATCAATTCACGCATCATTAAAGCCGAAGTTACTTTGGCAATTAACGCATAACTTAGGCGAATAATTACATAGGTTCCCACTCCAACAATGCCAAATCTTGCAGGAATTTTAAACAATGTAATTAACCAAAATTGAGCAATTCTTGTATAGGGAAATAGCCCTAAAATTAGTAGGCTTCCTCCTAACCAAGTTCCTATCTGCGCTAACTGTAAAAGACGATGCTGAACCTCTTTAATATTCCACTGTTGTCGATGAGTTAACAAGGTAGAAATGGGTTGATCGCTTCTTGCTTCAGCCACCTTCTCTTGAGAAAACTTTAATTGATTAATTTGATGACGAATGAGAGTATTAATTACTAGAGATCCGCCCAGAATACCTAAAGAAATTAAGCCCTGAATCATTAAATATTCGAGTTTTCTTTCTTGTTTTGCTTGTTTTAATCCTTGCTCTAGCTGTTCAACAATAAGAGATGCTTTTGTATCAGCATCAATTCCCTCATTCTCAATATCTAAGTTACCAACTGTCATTAACTGGATAGTTTGGTCATCAATAATAACATAAATTTTTTGATTATTTCTACCCCTTTGTTCAATTATTAATTTAGAGTTTTCTTGGGAAGAATAAAGTTCACTTATTCGCTTTAAACGTCTTTCAATGATCTCTATTCTTTCATTGACTTTTGTTTTTGGATAAGTAATATTAAATAGACAACGACCATCAAGTCGAACACAGGCTGTGATATTAATATCTCCTGACTTATTTAATAACCAACTATTCTTATCACTCAAATCAGGTAAAAAAGGAATGATTTGCGATTGAGCTTTAACAGGTACTGCGGTTGAATAAGTAGCCAGAAAAATGAAAATTATGTTGATCCATTTTTGACTAATAAGCTGTTTCAGAAAATTGGCTGATTTTTGTTTATTTTTCATGAGTATCAACATAAACCCAGACAAGTACAATGACTGATTTATCCTCCAAATAATTGAGAATTAAATTACTAATTGTATTATAACTTAATATTGCCAATAGAGATACTTCAGGGAATCCTCAAAAGTTCCCTGTTAGTCCATCATTTCAGATAGAGTTATTGATTTTATTTCTTCAAGGCAGGTTTATAATTTAGGATACGGATTAAAGTACCTTCCTTGGGCAAATCTTCAAATCTCAAGCGAAGTTGATCATGATTAACTTCTTTAATATTCATGCCTTTTACTAGGTCTAAAAAGTCCGTTAATGGAGCAATATCACAAGATTTTTTATCAGCCGCTGAGGTGAGATAATGAGTCGGAATCATCACTTTTGGCCGCAAAATTTCCATCGCTTTTTTTGCCTC harbors:
- a CDS encoding mechanosensitive ion channel family protein encodes the protein MKNKQKSANFLKQLISQKWINIIFIFLATYSTAVPVKAQSQIIPFLPDLSDKNSWLLNKSGDINITACVRLDGRCLFNITYPKTKVNERIEIIERRLKRISELYSSQENSKLIIEQRGRNNQKIYVIIDDQTIQLMTVGNLDIENEGIDADTKASLIVEQLEQGLKQAKQERKLEYLMIQGLISLGILGGSLVINTLIRHQINQLKFSQEKVAEARSDQPISTLLTHRQQWNIKEVQHRLLQLAQIGTWLGGSLLILGLFPYTRIAQFWLITLFKIPARFGIVGVGTYVIIRLSYALIAKVTSALMMRELIDFRENQRLELRVTTISLVARSIITVIWTGAGIIIGLSVIGINITPLLTGLGILGVGVSLASQNLIRDGINGFFIILEDQYAVGDVIQVGSFGGLVENINLRITQLRDPEGRLITIPNSEVKIVANLSSKWSRADLNIPISYNTDIDQALHIIKNVAETMRQDRIWRSDILENPEILGVDNFEERGLIVRVWIKTKPLKQWDVSREFRRRLKVEFDRQGLPLPIPQQKVWFTDDKINGKGQEQPIN